One window of the Macrobrachium nipponense isolate FS-2020 chromosome 22, ASM1510439v2, whole genome shotgun sequence genome contains the following:
- the LOC135198765 gene encoding transmembrane protein 115-like, producing the protein MASATVVFRNLPVIKHSLIAVIGNTGLFVKFVCVLLIIGYGLSFSESAVDVLSVTPGYLLPPTFWLWTAFTHCFLEVRLWQVCVDLVTLGLCGKLIEPLWGSFEMVLFFLLVNVCVAFISALFYLIIYMCTFNPEVLFSVQINGMAGYIAGLSVAVKQIMPDHVLLHTRTPLGKITNRHVPLLLFITALLLYLCHLLEGLYTTMIGCGIAVSWVYLRFYQVHSNGTRGDMADTFAFSCFFPTVMQPPIQVVGNSVHACLVRAKVCRRPIRKYDVGAPSTIAISLPGMDPHDAERRRKKALLLLSERLNQQQSGGDREEAWPLMEEAPASRTQSPIPSLQPSTHTTLPVKSSKSVTIALPSEPQETLSQPSVPSTSSLSSQVASSTSPALATLVNVGDDTSPTT; encoded by the exons ATGGCTTCTGCTACTGTCGTGTTTCGCAATTTACCTGTCATAAAACACTCATTGATAGCAGTGATAGGAAATACGGGATTGTTTGTGAAATTTGTGTGCGTACTTTTAATAATAGGTTATGGTCTTTCATTCTCAGAAAGCGCAGTGGACGTTCTTAGCGTAACCCCAGGCTACCTGCTACCACCAACTTTCTGGCTATGGACCGCCTTCACACATTGCTTTCTAGAAGTGCGATTATGGCAGGTTTGCGTAGACCTGGTGACATTAGGACTCTGTGGCAAGTTGATAGAGCCACTGTGGGGGAGCTTTGAAATGGTCTTGTTCTTTTTGTTGGTGAATGTGTGTGTGGCATTCATCTCGGCGCTGTTTTACCTCATAATCTACATGTGCACGTTTAACCCCGAGGTGTTGTTCAGCGTGCAGATCAACGGCATGGCAGGATACATTGCAGGACTGTCGGTGGCCGTGAAGCAGATCATGCCAGACCATGTCCTGCTTCACACTCGAACGCCCCTAGGCAAGATCACCAATCGCCATGTCCCTCTACTGCTGTTCATCACAGCCTTGTTGTTGTACCTGTGCCATCTTTTAGAAGGACTCTACACCACAATGATTGGGTGTGGTATCGCGGTATCCTGGGTGTACCTCCGCTTCTATCAAGTTCATTCAAATGGGACACGAGGGGACATGGCAGACACCTTTGCTTTCTCATG TTTCTTTCCAACAGTTATGCAGCCCCCAATACAAGTAGTAGGAAACTCAGTACACGCTTGCCTTGTAAGGGCTAAAGTTTGTAGGAGACCAATAAGGAAATATGACGTTGGAGCACCATCTACAATTGCAATTTCATTGCCAGGGATGGACCCTCATGATGCTGAGAGACGAAG GAAAAAAGCTCTACTCCTCCTGAGTGAACGTTTAAACCAGCAGCAGAGCGGTGGTGATAGAGAGGAAGCTTGGCCACTTATGGAGGAGGCACCAGCCTCCCGCACTCAGTCTCCAATACCCTCCCTGCAGCCTTCAACTCACACAACTCTCCCTGTCAAAAGTAGTAAATCAGTGACCATTGCACTACCATCTGAACCTCAAGAGACCCTCAGTCAGCCATCAGTTCCTTCTACTAGCTCACTGAGTAGTCAGGTGGCAAGTAGTACAAGCCCTGCTTTGGCTACATTAGTTAATGTCGGTGACGATACGTCACCTACAACATAA